One genomic segment of Bradyrhizobium prioriisuperbiae includes these proteins:
- a CDS encoding DUF805 domain-containing protein: protein MDWQWFLFNTNGRLPRSRYWLAVLVYAVTVLVGFIAALLLVTSTSDAAAVVLYVGGGLTFLTMYFSITAVAAKRLHDRNKTGWWGIPFLALPGLLYGASTGLVSASSGFALLIVAALLFTWGVVELGCLRGTVGPNRYGDDPLTSSSTGSRSS from the coding sequence GTGGACTGGCAGTGGTTCTTGTTCAACACCAATGGACGGCTGCCGCGTTCGCGCTACTGGCTTGCGGTGCTGGTGTATGCGGTGACGGTGCTGGTCGGCTTCATCGCCGCACTGCTGCTGGTCACCAGCACCTCGGATGCCGCGGCGGTCGTGCTTTATGTCGGCGGCGGGCTTACGTTCCTCACCATGTATTTCTCCATCACCGCAGTCGCCGCCAAGCGGCTGCATGACCGCAACAAGACCGGCTGGTGGGGCATTCCGTTCCTGGCGCTGCCGGGGCTCTTGTACGGCGCCAGCACCGGCCTCGTCAGCGCATCGTCGGGCTTCGCGTTGCTGATCGTCGCCGCGCTGCTGTTCACCTGGGGCGTGGTCGAACTCGGCTGCCTGCGCGGCACGGTCGGCCCCAATCGTTACGGCGACGATCCTCTCACGTCTTCCTCGACAGGTTCCCGATCATCATGA
- a CDS encoding SRPBCC family protein, with amino-acid sequence MKIALMSALAGLIALSPLVAEAHGPSRKKVTETIVINQPPEKVWAAVGHFDDMSWLPIVTSTVAKGGNTVVDPDDDAKNPTRRLTLKGGATVDEVLYKYQGDKMSYSYRIAAVDVKVLPVTNYASTISVLPAEGGKSTVEWRAAFYRGYPNNDPPPELNDEAAVKAVTDLYSLGLTSLKTKLEALSQ; translated from the coding sequence ATGAAGATTGCGTTGATGTCGGCTCTCGCCGGCCTGATCGCCCTGTCGCCCCTTGTCGCGGAGGCCCATGGTCCGTCCCGCAAGAAAGTCACAGAAACCATCGTGATCAATCAGCCGCCCGAGAAGGTCTGGGCGGCGGTCGGTCATTTCGATGACATGAGCTGGCTGCCGATCGTCACCAGCACGGTCGCCAAGGGCGGCAACACGGTGGTCGATCCGGACGACGATGCCAAGAACCCGACGCGCCGCCTGACGCTGAAGGGCGGGGCGACGGTCGACGAGGTGCTTTACAAGTACCAGGGCGACAAGATGAGTTATTCCTATCGCATCGCTGCCGTCGACGTGAAGGTTTTGCCAGTGACGAACTATGCCTCGACCATTTCGGTGCTGCCTGCCGAGGGCGGCAAATCCACGGTGGAATGGCGCGCCGCCTTCTATCGCGGTTATCCCAACAACGATCCACCGCCCGAACTCAATGACGAGGCCGCCGTCAAGGCCGTGACGGACCTCTATAGCCTTGGGCTCACGTCCCTGAAAACGAAACTCGAGGCCCTGAGCCAGTGA
- a CDS encoding ISAs1 family transposase, producing the protein MEQFRSNFRQLPDPRAENARHDLLEVLFIALAATLCGAESCSDMADFGQSKEGLLRLFLRLEHGIPSHDTFSRVFRLLKPQAFENAFRRFMAAFAKANGLKLSGVVAVDGKALRGAYERGGKATPLHLVNVFAVDARMALAQQKAPGRNETAGALEVLELLSLEGCIVTADALHCHRAFAAAVRERGGHYVLAIKANRGRLFTAVTQQFARSGKRSVAEQINQSTHDRREARRATIMRNTSLATLYGFPGAAAVGRVTSRRRLRGRRADAPAVRYYLLSKYISPKRLLHVTRSHWGIENQLHWVLDVHFAEDGNRARKDNAPENLAILRRLALNILRTHPDRASLRRKIKRAGWDDTFLMQILSHMR; encoded by the coding sequence ATGGAGCAGTTCAGGAGCAATTTTCGGCAACTGCCGGACCCGCGGGCGGAGAATGCAAGGCACGACCTGCTGGAAGTGTTGTTCATCGCGCTGGCGGCAACGTTGTGTGGGGCGGAGTCCTGCTCGGATATGGCGGACTTCGGCCAGTCCAAAGAGGGGCTGTTGCGGCTGTTCCTGCGTCTGGAGCATGGCATCCCGAGCCACGATACGTTCAGCCGGGTGTTCCGCCTGCTCAAGCCGCAGGCCTTCGAGAACGCATTCCGTCGTTTCATGGCCGCCTTTGCCAAGGCCAATGGGCTCAAGCTTTCTGGAGTGGTGGCAGTCGACGGCAAGGCTTTGCGCGGGGCCTACGAACGCGGTGGCAAGGCCACGCCGCTGCATCTGGTCAACGTCTTTGCGGTGGACGCCCGTATGGCTTTGGCCCAGCAGAAAGCACCCGGTCGCAACGAGACGGCGGGCGCTTTGGAAGTGCTCGAGCTTCTGTCCCTCGAAGGCTGCATCGTTACAGCCGACGCACTGCATTGCCACCGAGCCTTTGCGGCAGCGGTGCGCGAGCGTGGCGGCCACTATGTTCTGGCGATCAAGGCAAACCGCGGGCGTTTGTTCACCGCGGTTACGCAACAGTTTGCGCGATCGGGCAAGCGCAGCGTCGCCGAGCAGATCAACCAATCCACCCACGATCGGCGCGAAGCTCGGCGCGCGACCATCATGCGCAATACCAGCTTGGCCACCCTCTACGGCTTCCCGGGCGCGGCTGCGGTGGGCCGCGTCACATCGCGCAGGCGCTTGCGGGGTCGGCGGGCCGATGCCCCGGCCGTGCGATACTATTTGCTGTCCAAATACATCTCCCCCAAGCGGCTGCTGCACGTCACGCGCAGTCACTGGGGCATCGAGAACCAGCTTCATTGGGTCCTCGACGTCCATTTCGCCGAGGATGGCAATCGTGCGCGAAAAGACAACGCTCCCGAGAACCTCGCCATTCTGCGAAGGCTGGCCCTCAACATTCTGCGAACTCACCCGGATCGAGCTTCTCTGCGCCGCAAAATCAAGCGCGCCGGCTGGGACGATACCTTCCTCATGCAGATCCTCAGCCATATGCGATAG
- the dapD gene encoding 2,3,4,5-tetrahydropyridine-2,6-dicarboxylate N-succinyltransferase, translating to MSLTALETTLNAAFDARDTVNAATRGEVREAVDHALDLLDKGEARVAQRLADGKWQVNQWLKKAVLLSFRLNDMSPIAGGPGGANWWDKVPSKFEGWGENRFRAAGFRAVPGAIVRRSAFIARNVVLMPSFVNLGAYVDEATMVDTWSTVGSCAQIGKNVHISGGVGIGGVLEPLQAGPVIIEDDCFIGARSEVAEGVIVRKGAVLSMGVFLGASTKIVDRETGETFIGEVPEYAVVVPGSLPGKPLKNGAPGPSLSCAVIVKRVDERTRAKTSINELLRD from the coding sequence ATGTCCCTGACCGCCCTTGAAACCACCCTCAATGCTGCTTTCGACGCGCGTGACACCGTCAATGCCGCGACCAGGGGCGAGGTGCGCGAGGCCGTGGACCATGCGCTGGACCTGCTGGACAAGGGCGAGGCCCGGGTGGCGCAGCGCCTGGCGGATGGAAAATGGCAGGTCAACCAGTGGCTGAAGAAGGCGGTGCTTCTGTCGTTTCGTCTCAACGACATGAGCCCGATCGCCGGCGGCCCCGGCGGCGCCAACTGGTGGGACAAGGTACCGTCCAAGTTCGAGGGCTGGGGTGAGAACCGTTTCCGCGCCGCGGGTTTCCGCGCCGTGCCCGGCGCCATCGTGCGCCGCTCCGCCTTCATCGCCAGGAACGTCGTGCTGATGCCGTCGTTCGTCAATCTCGGCGCCTATGTGGATGAAGCGACCATGGTCGACACCTGGTCCACCGTCGGCTCCTGCGCCCAGATCGGCAAGAACGTGCATATCTCCGGCGGCGTCGGCATCGGTGGCGTGCTGGAGCCGCTGCAGGCGGGCCCGGTGATCATCGAGGACGACTGCTTCATCGGCGCGCGCTCGGAAGTGGCCGAAGGCGTGATCGTGCGCAAGGGCGCTGTGCTGTCGATGGGTGTGTTCCTCGGCGCCTCCACCAAGATCGTCGATCGCGAAACCGGCGAGACCTTCATCGGCGAAGTGCCCGAATATGCCGTGGTGGTGCCGGGCTCGCTGCCGGGCAAGCCGCTGAAGAACGGCGCGCCGGGCCCGTCACTGAGCTGCGCCGTGATCGTCAAGCGCGTCGACGAGCGGACCCGCGCCAAGACCAGCATCAACGAGCTGCTGCGGGATTGA